The following are encoded together in the Euwallacea fornicatus isolate EFF26 chromosome 11, ASM4011564v1, whole genome shotgun sequence genome:
- the LOC136342091 gene encoding testis-expressed protein 9-like — MESNLLLKENEFRKENEQLELKTQQIMCKVKDVMKIQDNLIKDSFKTLAELREARKLKPLLTTSEDIEEFLNKDSAQEERSLGVVKVYKAKIRSLIAEKERGQIELRQKSEEMRKQEKEIQTLKEEKEKWFLMYTSGKNATGKLERELTNLNSKLQFKDAEISSLKKETDHLKKDLKTTSASLNNAEVRLARATEETDKIKTSLKQCKEEEKELQESYRKQLTGLTAAVKKLEKQKIELLNGFKKQMQLVDALKQQKVQLEALKIAEMLEGEYLKILEWKFD, encoded by the exons ATGGAGTCAAATTTGCTccttaaagaaaatgaattccGCAAAGAAAACGAGCAATTGGAGCTAAAAACACAACAAATAATGTGTAAAGTAAAAGACGTTATG AAAATCCAAGACAATTTAATCAAAGACTCGTTTAAAACCCTAGCCGAGTTAAGAGAAGCCCGGAAATTGAAACCTTTGCTCACCACAAGTGAGGACATCgaggaatttttaaacaaagactcagcTCAAGAGGAACGTTCTTTGGGAGTTGTTAAAGTTTACAAAGCAAAGATAAGGAGTCTAATAGCTGAGAAGGAAAGAGGGCAGATCGAGCTAAGGCAAAAG TCTGAGGAAATGAGGAAACAAGAGAAGGAAATCCAAACCTTGAAAGAGGAAAAGGAAAAGTGGTTTTTGATGTACACCTCGGGTAAAAACGCTACAGGAAAACTGGAGAGAGAGCTAACAAATCTGAACTCCAAATTACAATTCAAAGATGCGGAAATATCCTccctcaaaaaagaaactgaCCACTTAAAAAAAGACCTAAAGACCACCTCTGCAAGCCTGAATAACGCAGAAGTGAGACTCGCCAGAGCCACCGAAGAGACTgataaaatcaaaacttcCCTTAAGCAGTGCAAAGAGGAGGAAAAG GAACTTCAAGAAAGTTATCGAAAGCAGCTAACTGGGCTCACTGCAGCAGTAAAAAAgctggaaaaacaaaaaatcgagCTCCTAAATGGATTCAAAAAGCAGATGCAATTGGTGGACGCGCTGAAGCAGCAGAAGGTGCAGTTGGAAGCTTTGAAAATTGCCGAGATGCTGGAGGGCGAGTACTTGAAGATACTGGAGTGGAAGTTTGATTAA